The Eublepharis macularius isolate TG4126 chromosome 3, MPM_Emac_v1.0, whole genome shotgun sequence genome has a window encoding:
- the LOC129325482 gene encoding uncharacterized protein LOC129325482: protein MSLWKITQGVFLSRFRDKTEGQSLKTVEVTPHKSLGKITQGVFLSRFREKTEGQSLKTVEVTPHKSLGKITQGVFLSRFRDKTEGQRNSPLLIYVVWMNMIMVQRSNGSCTLLGGPPPFLPPQGTGVDMAVSGSIPSAILSAITPRNRSAMVWDNSVLAAEEQRGIPKVSNFCIAFHWRRLAAEDKTSGGHQKDHEDSACSSRSTTHTNFILCNDCNPDDLLISSPVAGTHVSTKMQCRWYNMTQP from the exons atgTCTCtgtggaagattacccaaggcgtcttcctatcccgctttcgggataaaactgaagggcaaag tttgaagactgtggaagtcacgccacacAAGTCTCtagggaagattacccaaggcgtcttcctatcccgctttcgggaaaaaactgaagggcaaag tttgaagactgtggaagtcacgccacacAAGTCTCtagggaagattacccaaggcgtcttcctatcccgctttcgggataaaactgaagggcaaag GAATAGCCCTCTGCTCATATACGTCGTGTGGATGAACATG ATCATGGTTCAAAGATCAAACGGCAGCTGCACACTGCTTGGTGgcccacctcccttcctgcctccacAAGGCACTGGTGTGGACATGGCTGTGAGTGGCAGCATCCCCTCGGCCATCCTGTCAGCAATCACCCCTCGCAACCGCTCTGCAATG GTTTGGGACAACAGTGTATTGGCAGCAGAGGAACAGAGAGGGATACCCAAGGTCAGCAATTTCTGCATTGCCTTTCATTGGAGGAGGCTGGCAGCTGAGGATAAGACCAGTGGCGGACATCAGAAGGACCACGAAGACAGCGCCTGCTCTTCCAGGTCTACGACACACACCAATTTCATTCTGTGCAATGATTGCAA CCCTGATGACCTTTTAATTTCTTCACCTGTGGCTGGGACACAT gTGTCTACCAAGATGCAATGTAGATGGTACAACATGACTCAGCCCTAG